The Streptomyces aurantiacus genome includes a region encoding these proteins:
- a CDS encoding glutathione peroxidase yields the protein MTNDNTSTSDASVLDVDIDALQGGSADLGQYKGQAVLIVNVASKCGLTPQYAGLERLHARYAAQGFTVLGVPCNQFLGQEPGSSEEIAEFCSATYGVTFPMTEKVDVNGDARHTLYERLTGFADGEGHTGDVRWNFEKFLIGRDGTVVARFAPKTEPESAEVVSAIEAHIG from the coding sequence ATGACCAACGACAACACCAGTACCTCAGACGCCTCGGTTCTCGACGTCGACATCGACGCGCTGCAGGGCGGTTCCGCGGACCTCGGCCAGTACAAGGGCCAGGCCGTACTCATCGTCAACGTGGCGTCCAAGTGCGGGCTCACCCCGCAGTACGCGGGCCTGGAGCGGCTGCACGCGCGGTACGCGGCACAGGGTTTCACCGTGCTCGGAGTGCCCTGCAACCAGTTCCTCGGCCAGGAGCCCGGCTCTTCCGAGGAGATCGCGGAGTTCTGCTCGGCGACGTACGGCGTGACCTTCCCGATGACCGAGAAGGTCGACGTGAACGGCGACGCGCGGCACACCCTGTACGAGCGGCTCACCGGCTTCGCGGACGGCGAGGGGCACACCGGTGACGTCCGCTGGAACTTCGAGAAGTTCCTGATCGGCCGGGACGGCACGGTCGTGGCGCGCTTCGCGCCGAAGACCGAGCCGGAGTCCGCCGAGGTCGTGTCGGCGATCGAGGCCCACATCGGCTGA
- a CDS encoding MFS transporter: MHRFIRHPAVQATALSGILHVIWFFTFANSGGDLAAQDAWAEFVGRNPGSAYNLAWYGGMHPVSYSVVSPYLMAVLGVRTTMMIAGTLSAGLLMLILMRTRAVRDPVWPALAGVFALLCNAISGRVTFGLGTVFALGATAVVFCWPYRWRYKRWAKALCAAPLAAIATAASPVAGLFVGFVAVALFLQKRRPGAYALGIAPAVVVGVSAWMFPFSGTQPMIFGSVVLPFTYSAFVFFLVPKEWKTVRITAAVYGLSVVLVWLISSQIGSNISRLPMLFAGVALIAALPFTVPRSRKWYTIVVAFVGMNAWISFKAVDDIVHTTPAASWARELAPLVNQLQEAGAEKGRVEVVPARSHREASALAPYVNLARGWNRQADMERNPLFYDDTLNSANYHEWLKRWAVHYVVLPKGEPDGDGGQRERQLVQRGMPYLKQVWGDANWQLFRVVDPTPMADPPAVVDRAEQGELTIEVKRAGRVLIRIPYSPWLGLVDAEGKSVKPPQETAESKRREDDEAPKTYENVNGCLMETEEDVNGDQWTELLAPRAGTYRLAAPYQLPRGTGCPEEMREAVRGGE; this comes from the coding sequence CGTACAACCTGGCCTGGTACGGCGGCATGCACCCGGTGTCGTACAGCGTGGTGTCCCCGTACCTGATGGCCGTGCTCGGCGTACGGACGACGATGATGATCGCCGGGACGCTCTCCGCCGGGCTGCTCATGCTGATCCTGATGCGCACCAGAGCCGTACGGGACCCGGTCTGGCCGGCGCTCGCCGGAGTGTTCGCGCTCCTGTGCAACGCGATCTCCGGCCGGGTGACCTTCGGTCTCGGCACGGTCTTCGCGCTCGGTGCGACCGCCGTCGTCTTCTGCTGGCCGTACCGCTGGCGCTACAAGCGCTGGGCCAAGGCGCTGTGCGCCGCCCCGCTCGCCGCGATCGCGACGGCCGCGTCCCCCGTGGCCGGGCTCTTCGTGGGGTTCGTCGCGGTGGCGCTGTTCCTGCAGAAGCGCCGCCCGGGCGCCTACGCGCTGGGGATCGCGCCGGCCGTCGTCGTGGGCGTCTCGGCCTGGATGTTCCCCTTCTCCGGCACGCAGCCGATGATTTTCGGGTCGGTCGTGCTGCCGTTCACGTACTCGGCGTTCGTCTTCTTCCTCGTGCCCAAGGAGTGGAAGACGGTCCGGATCACGGCGGCGGTGTACGGCCTGTCCGTCGTCCTCGTCTGGCTGATCAGCTCGCAGATCGGCTCCAACATCAGCCGCCTCCCCATGCTGTTCGCGGGGGTCGCGCTGATCGCCGCGCTGCCCTTCACCGTGCCGCGCTCGCGCAAGTGGTACACGATCGTCGTCGCCTTCGTGGGCATGAACGCCTGGATCAGTTTCAAGGCCGTGGACGACATCGTGCACACGACGCCCGCCGCGTCCTGGGCCCGCGAGCTGGCCCCCCTCGTCAACCAGCTCCAGGAGGCGGGCGCCGAGAAGGGCCGCGTCGAGGTCGTACCGGCCCGCTCGCACCGTGAGGCGTCCGCCCTCGCCCCGTACGTCAACCTCGCCCGCGGCTGGAACCGGCAGGCGGACATGGAGCGCAACCCGCTCTTCTACGACGACACCCTCAACTCCGCGAACTACCACGAGTGGCTGAAGCGCTGGGCCGTCCACTACGTCGTCCTGCCCAAGGGCGAGCCGGACGGGGACGGTGGCCAGCGCGAGCGGCAGCTCGTACAGCGCGGGATGCCCTACCTGAAGCAGGTCTGGGGCGACGCCAACTGGCAGCTCTTCCGGGTCGTCGACCCGACGCCGATGGCCGACCCGCCCGCCGTGGTCGACCGGGCCGAGCAGGGCGAGCTGACGATCGAGGTGAAGCGGGCGGGCCGGGTACTCATCCGGATCCCCTACTCGCCGTGGCTCGGCCTCGTCGACGCGGAGGGCAAGAGCGTCAAGCCGCCTCAGGAGACCGCGGAGTCGAAGCGGCGGGAGGACGACGAGGCGCCCAAGACGTACGAGAACGTCAACGGGTGTCTGATGGAGACGGAAGAGGACGTCAACGGGGACCAGTGGACGGAGCTGCTCGCTCCGCGGGCCGGCACGTATCGGTTGGCTGCGCCGTATCAGCTGCCTCGGGGTACGGGGTGTCCTGAGGAGATGCGGGAGGCTGTCCGCGGGGGCGAGTAG
- a CDS encoding MerR family transcriptional regulator: MEHSEPVRRPAPAAGELLTIGAFAARARLSPKALRLYDRLGLLAPAQVDEVTGYRYYRAGQIERARLVFLLRRLDMPLARIAEVIERQEADGAGAADLVAAYWADVEERLAGQRTLAHYLRGRLSGRSSELYAKFDIRTVDVPEQWVITEMRHTLVDELPLWIPASLGRLEAAAGECGGSTGAPFTVYHSAVSDESDGPVECCVPVADVAAARAWAAEHARAWGAAARLEPARRLAYTRITKAQVAAPQIHAAYEAVEAWMAREAHSYAGPCREIYFTDWDAATPQDEVCDVAFPISPG; the protein is encoded by the coding sequence GTGGAACACTCGGAACCTGTGCGACGCCCGGCCCCCGCGGCCGGGGAGCTGCTCACGATCGGCGCGTTCGCCGCCCGTGCGCGGCTCTCGCCGAAGGCCCTGCGGCTGTACGACAGGCTCGGCCTGCTGGCGCCCGCGCAGGTCGACGAGGTGACCGGCTACCGCTACTACCGGGCCGGCCAGATCGAACGCGCGCGGCTGGTCTTCCTGCTGCGCCGGCTCGACATGCCCCTCGCGCGGATCGCCGAGGTCATCGAGCGGCAGGAGGCCGACGGGGCCGGGGCGGCGGATCTCGTCGCCGCGTACTGGGCGGACGTCGAGGAACGCCTCGCCGGGCAGCGGACACTCGCGCACTACCTCCGTGGACGGCTTTCCGGAAGGAGTTCCGAGTTGTACGCGAAGTTCGACATCCGCACCGTGGACGTACCGGAGCAGTGGGTCATCACGGAGATGCGGCACACCCTCGTGGACGAGCTGCCCCTCTGGATCCCGGCGTCGCTGGGACGTCTGGAGGCGGCGGCCGGGGAGTGCGGCGGTTCGACGGGCGCGCCCTTCACCGTCTACCACTCGGCGGTCTCGGACGAGAGCGACGGTCCCGTCGAGTGCTGTGTCCCCGTCGCCGACGTGGCGGCGGCCCGCGCCTGGGCCGCGGAGCACGCGCGCGCGTGGGGCGCGGCGGCCCGCTTGGAACCGGCCCGGCGCCTCGCCTACACCCGCATCACCAAGGCCCAGGTCGCCGCCCCACAGATCCACGCCGCGTACGAGGCGGTGGAAGCCTGGATGGCACGGGAGGCCCACTCCTACGCGGGACCCTGCCGCGAGATCTACTTCACCGACTGGGACGCCGCGACCCCGCAGGACGAGGTCTGCGACGTGGCGTTCCCGATCAGCCCCGGCTGA
- a CDS encoding ArsR family transcriptional regulator — MGWWQVNADTLAGSRFVISPLAETFASLKALSAGTAAHPGERAWLNAHLPDHQRRLAADPVTAALVRAGLGPEWIADFLTPTPRGEEDFATEVARVREASPEAARAHLVLALRGPLPAILRGRDDLPGRAADLLTHLWTEAVRPYWPRRRRVLEADVVARTAQLSQGGWAAALDAMRPGMRWLGENRLQVNLHEYPPREISGAELLFVPVTPQRHGWVSWEEPDRYAVVYPCSGVLAHTEPSAAHAVHSAGSAAPESLGRLLGTARAGVLARLDSPMSTSQLVAVTGQGLGSVGRHLKVLLDARLVRRRRAGRSVLYYRTAAGEVLLRAQGAARVPTDRS, encoded by the coding sequence ATGGGCTGGTGGCAGGTCAACGCCGACACCCTGGCCGGCAGCCGCTTCGTGATCTCGCCGCTCGCCGAGACCTTCGCCTCCCTGAAGGCGCTGAGTGCGGGGACGGCCGCGCACCCCGGCGAACGGGCCTGGCTGAACGCCCATCTGCCGGACCACCAGCGGCGGTTGGCGGCCGACCCCGTCACCGCCGCCCTGGTCCGGGCCGGTCTCGGACCCGAGTGGATAGCCGACTTCCTCACTCCCACCCCGCGCGGCGAGGAGGACTTCGCCACGGAGGTCGCCCGGGTGCGCGAGGCCTCCCCCGAGGCCGCCCGGGCCCACCTCGTCCTCGCCCTGCGCGGCCCGCTCCCCGCGATTCTCCGGGGCCGCGACGACCTCCCCGGCCGCGCAGCCGACCTGCTCACCCACCTCTGGACCGAGGCCGTACGCCCCTACTGGCCCCGTCGCCGCCGCGTACTGGAAGCGGATGTCGTGGCCCGCACCGCCCAGCTGAGCCAGGGCGGCTGGGCGGCCGCGCTCGACGCGATGCGGCCGGGCATGCGCTGGCTCGGCGAGAACCGGCTGCAGGTCAACCTGCACGAGTACCCGCCCCGGGAGATCTCGGGTGCCGAGCTCCTCTTCGTACCGGTGACGCCGCAGCGGCACGGCTGGGTGTCGTGGGAGGAGCCTGACCGGTACGCGGTCGTGTACCCGTGCTCGGGTGTGCTGGCACACACCGAACCGTCCGCCGCGCACGCCGTGCACTCCGCCGGGTCGGCCGCCCCCGAGAGCCTCGGCCGGCTGCTCGGCACCGCGCGGGCCGGTGTGCTCGCCCGCCTCGACTCCCCCATGAGTACGAGCCAGCTGGTCGCCGTCACCGGGCAGGGGCTCGGCTCGGTCGGCCGCCATCTGAAGGTCCTGCTCGACGCCCGGCTGGTCCGGCGCCGTCGCGCCGGGCGGTCGGTGCTCTACTACCGGACGGCCGCGGGTGAGGTTCTTCTCAGGGCCCAGGGCGCCGCCCGGGTGCCGACGGACCGGAGTTAG
- a CDS encoding MFS transporter, protein MRTTYRSLFRTPEFTPLFLASSAQVAAQTMSGLALGTLVYRATDSPLLSALSMFGPSLAQVLGATTLLSAADRLPPRATMTGTALAFAAGTALLALPVPLWAVFALILALGLVASLGGGVRWGLLNEILPKDGYIVGRSVFNMANGITQVAGFAAGGVLIALLSPRGTLLAAAALYATAAAVARFALTPRPPRATGRPSVRETWRTNRTLFSAGPRRHLYLALWLPNGLIVGCESLYVSYAPGHAGLLFACAALGMLIGDVAVARFVRPHLRPRLGVPLLLLLAAPYLLFLLHPRPSLAAALAALASVGFGASLLQQERLMAVTPPELAGHALGLHSSGMLTMQGVGAALAGSLAQLTSPATAMAATAAASITVTLALARGLRPVRPSSVPDLA, encoded by the coding sequence ATGCGAACGACGTACCGCTCCCTCTTCCGCACCCCGGAGTTCACGCCCCTCTTCCTGGCCTCCTCGGCGCAGGTGGCAGCCCAGACGATGAGCGGCCTCGCGCTCGGCACGCTGGTCTACCGGGCCACGGACTCGCCCCTCCTGTCGGCCCTGAGCATGTTCGGCCCGTCGCTCGCCCAGGTCCTGGGCGCGACCACACTCCTGTCGGCCGCCGACCGCCTGCCGCCCCGCGCCACGATGACGGGCACCGCGCTCGCGTTCGCGGCGGGCACGGCACTCCTGGCGCTGCCCGTCCCGCTCTGGGCGGTCTTCGCCCTGATCCTCGCCCTCGGTCTGGTGGCCTCCCTGGGCGGCGGGGTCCGCTGGGGCCTGCTGAACGAGATCCTGCCCAAGGACGGCTACATCGTGGGCCGCTCGGTCTTCAACATGGCGAACGGGATCACGCAGGTCGCGGGCTTCGCCGCGGGAGGCGTCCTGATCGCCCTGCTGTCCCCGCGCGGCACACTGCTCGCGGCGGCGGCCCTGTACGCGACGGCCGCCGCGGTCGCCCGATTCGCCCTGACCCCCCGCCCGCCGAGAGCCACGGGCCGACCCTCGGTACGCGAGACCTGGCGCACGAACAGGACCCTCTTCTCCGCCGGCCCCCGCCGCCACCTCTATCTGGCCCTCTGGCTTCCCAACGGCCTGATCGTCGGCTGCGAGTCCCTCTACGTCTCGTACGCTCCCGGGCACGCGGGCCTGCTCTTCGCCTGCGCCGCCCTGGGCATGCTGATCGGAGACGTGGCGGTCGCCCGCTTCGTGAGGCCCCACCTGCGGCCCCGGCTCGGGGTACCACTGCTCCTGCTGCTGGCGGCCCCGTACCTGCTCTTCCTCCTGCATCCCCGCCCGTCCCTGGCTGCGGCACTCGCCGCCCTGGCCTCGGTCGGCTTCGGCGCGAGCCTGCTCCAGCAGGAACGCCTGATGGCCGTCACGCCGCCCGAACTGGCGGGCCACGCACTGGGATTGCACTCGTCCGGCATGCTGACGATGCAGGGAGTGGGGGCGGCGCTGGCGGGCTCACTGGCCCAACTGACGTCACCGGCCACGGCGATGGCGGCGACGGCAGCCGCGTCGATCACCGTCACGCTGGCCCTGGCCCGGGGACTCAGGCCCGTACGGCCGTCCTCCGTACCGGACTTGGCATGA